A DNA window from Macadamia integrifolia cultivar HAES 741 chromosome 4, SCU_Mint_v3, whole genome shotgun sequence contains the following coding sequences:
- the LOC122076083 gene encoding glutaredoxin-C1-like, with the protein MHYQTESWGSYMSSRSASDPLERVQRLASENAVVIFSISSCCMCHAIKRLFCGMGVNPTVYELDEDPRGKEMEKALMRLLGTPSAVPVVFIGGKLVGPMDRVMASHINGSLVPLLKEAGALWL; encoded by the coding sequence ATGCATTACCAGACGGAGTCGTGGGGGTCTTATATGTCGTCAAGGAGCGCAAGCGACCCACTGGAGCGAGTTCAGAGACTTGCTTCCGAGAACGCGGTTGTGATATTCAGCATCAGTAGTTGTTGCATGTGTCACGCCATCAAGAGGCTCTTCTGTGGGATGGGTGTGAACCCTACTGTGTACGAGCTGGACGAGGACCCAAGAgggaaagagatggagaaagcgTTGATGAGGCTTCTCGGTACTCCTTCTGCTGTTCCTGTCGTCTTTATCGGTGGGAAACTCGTTGGGCCCATGGATAGAGTCATGGCGTCCCATATTAATGGGTCTTTGGTTCCTCTCCTCAAGGAGGCCGGAGCCCTCTGGCTCTGA
- the LOC122076645 gene encoding RNA pseudouridine synthase 7-like isoform X1 → MKRGREEADTEIVWQTPANPPERGDYIFRKGRRHVRPYYFEFISHVKKRWAGKTIVDLFAEEFKGRPYDYYVSAIKSGRIQVDGQSVSVSYIVQSSQKISHFVHRHEPPAMALDVSILHKEPDVLTVCKPASVPVHPCGQYRKNTVVGILQAEHGLSPLFPVHRLDRMVSGLLILARTAAKADVFRQQIEAGMVHKEYIAMVIGLFPEEEQVVNVNVNYNAREGRSSVEEGDRDGGTALKGKVACTKFTRISTNGTHSIVLCEPITGRTHQIRVHLQYTGHPIANDALYLSEIVADRSTQGKTAGGAAAVNSDHSPISNFSCNADSDEYEENSCEDLSIDPLCTNCPNLAPKGYDEQEEGLWLHCVKYSGPGWIYECPYPDWASLS, encoded by the exons atgaagagagggagagaagaggcAGACACGGAGATCGTATGGCAAACCCCAGCAAACCCTCCGGAGCGCGGCGATTACATTTTCCGTAAAG GGAGGCGCCACGTCAGGCCCTACTACTTCGAGTTCATCTCTCAT GTTAAGAAACGATGGGCCGGGAAAACCATTGTGGATCTGTTCGCAGAAGAGTTCAAAGGAAGGCCCTACGATTATTAT GTCAGTGCCATAAAGTCTGGAAGGATCCAAGTCGATGGACAATCCGTATCAGTTTCATATATAGTTCAATCATCGCAAAAGATAAGCCACTTCGTGCACAG GCATGAACCACCAGCAATGGCATTGGATGTTTCAATTCTGCACAAAGAACCTGATGTTCTGACTGTGTGTAAGCCTGCATCTGTTCCG GTGCATCCATGTGGTCAGTATAGGAAGAACACAGTTGTTGGCATCCTTCAGGCAGAACATGGCTTGTCTCCTTTGTTTC CTGTGCATCGATTAGATCGCATGGTCTCTGGACTTCTTATCTTAGCAAGAACTGCGGCTAAAGCAGATGTATTTAGGCAACAG ATTGAGGCTGGGATGGTGCATAAAGAGTATATTGCAATGGTTATTGGGTTATTCCCAGAGGAAGAG CAAGTGGTCAATGTCAATGTCAATTATAATGCCAGAGAAGGGAGGAGCTCAGTTGAG GAGGGAGACCGTGATGGTGGGACAGCCTTGAAGGGAAAGGTTGCATGTACAAAGTTTACAAGGATTAGTACTAATGGAACTCACAGTATTGTTTTATGTGAACCAATCACTGGCCGGACTCATCAG ATTCGTGTTCACTTGCAATATACTGGCCACCCAATAGCCAATGATGCGCTTTACCTCTCTGAAATCGTTGCTGATCGTTCTACTCAAGGAAAAACAGCTGGTGGAGCTGCGGCAGTTAACTCAGACCATTCTCCAATATCTAATTTTTCTTGTAATGCTGATTCTGATGAATATGAAGAGAACTCCTGTGAGGACTTAAGCATCGATCCTTTGTGTACTAATTGTCCCAACTTGGCTCCTAAGGG ATATGATGAACAAGAAGAAGGTTTGTGGCTTCATTGTGTGAAGTATTCGGGGCCTGGGTGGATTTATGAATGCCCATATCCAGATTGGGCATCTCTTAGTTAA
- the LOC122076645 gene encoding RNA pseudouridine synthase 7-like isoform X2 produces MKRGREEADTEIVWQTPANPPERGDYIFRKGRRHVRPYYFEFISHVKKRWAGKTIVDLFAEEFKGRPYDYYVSAIKSGRIQVDGQSVSVSYIVQSSQKISHFVHRHEPPAMALDVSILHKEPDVLTVCKPASVPVHPCGQYRKNTVVGILQAEHGLSPLFPVHRLDRMVSGLLILARTAAKADVFRQQIEAGMVHKEYIAMVIGLFPEEEQVVNVNVNYNAREGRSSVEEGDRDGGTALKGKVACTKFTRISTNGTHSIVLCEPITGRTHQIRVHLQYTGHPIANDALYLSEIVADRSTQGKTAGGAAAVNSDHSPISNFSCNADSDEYEENSCEDLSIDPLCTNCPNLAPKGSTQPG; encoded by the exons atgaagagagggagagaagaggcAGACACGGAGATCGTATGGCAAACCCCAGCAAACCCTCCGGAGCGCGGCGATTACATTTTCCGTAAAG GGAGGCGCCACGTCAGGCCCTACTACTTCGAGTTCATCTCTCAT GTTAAGAAACGATGGGCCGGGAAAACCATTGTGGATCTGTTCGCAGAAGAGTTCAAAGGAAGGCCCTACGATTATTAT GTCAGTGCCATAAAGTCTGGAAGGATCCAAGTCGATGGACAATCCGTATCAGTTTCATATATAGTTCAATCATCGCAAAAGATAAGCCACTTCGTGCACAG GCATGAACCACCAGCAATGGCATTGGATGTTTCAATTCTGCACAAAGAACCTGATGTTCTGACTGTGTGTAAGCCTGCATCTGTTCCG GTGCATCCATGTGGTCAGTATAGGAAGAACACAGTTGTTGGCATCCTTCAGGCAGAACATGGCTTGTCTCCTTTGTTTC CTGTGCATCGATTAGATCGCATGGTCTCTGGACTTCTTATCTTAGCAAGAACTGCGGCTAAAGCAGATGTATTTAGGCAACAG ATTGAGGCTGGGATGGTGCATAAAGAGTATATTGCAATGGTTATTGGGTTATTCCCAGAGGAAGAG CAAGTGGTCAATGTCAATGTCAATTATAATGCCAGAGAAGGGAGGAGCTCAGTTGAG GAGGGAGACCGTGATGGTGGGACAGCCTTGAAGGGAAAGGTTGCATGTACAAAGTTTACAAGGATTAGTACTAATGGAACTCACAGTATTGTTTTATGTGAACCAATCACTGGCCGGACTCATCAG ATTCGTGTTCACTTGCAATATACTGGCCACCCAATAGCCAATGATGCGCTTTACCTCTCTGAAATCGTTGCTGATCGTTCTACTCAAGGAAAAACAGCTGGTGGAGCTGCGGCAGTTAACTCAGACCATTCTCCAATATCTAATTTTTCTTGTAATGCTGATTCTGATGAATATGAAGAGAACTCCTGTGAGGACTTAAGCATCGATCCTTTGTGTACTAATTGTCCCAACTTGGCTCCTAAGGG CTCAACTCAGCCAGGTTAA